The nucleotide window CGGATGAGAAGTGCGATGCCCCTTATCAATTGTAAGAGCGCCGTCTGTATGATGGAGGCCAAAGCTTTCTATTAAGCTAGTATGGCGCTTTTGACCAATTGCTTTAATAACACCGTCTGCAGGTAAAATAAATTCTGATCCAGCAATCGGTATGGGACGTTTACGTCCATCTTCCCCTGCCTCTGATAGCTTCATCTTTATGCACTCGATTGCGGTTACCTTACCGTCTGTTCCGATAATGCGCTTTGGTACTGTTAACCAACGAAATTCAACACAATCCTGCTTTGCAAATTCATATTCAAAGTCGTAAGCCGTCATTTCTACTCTTGTACGGCGATATAAGATTTTTACATTTTCAGCTCCTAGTCGAACGGAACATGTCGCCGCATCAATTGCGGTATTTCCTGCACCAATAACAACTATATTTTTTCCAATATATTGAGTAGGGAGTGTCCGCTTTGTTTCTTTGACAAATTGAATCGCATCGTGCACGCCTTCCAATTCTTCTCCAGGAATATGAAGACTTGGTACGTCTCCCATTCCAATTGCTAATACCACCGCATCATATGTTGCTAGCAAATCATTAGGCATTATATCTTTTCCGATTCGCGTATTGACTCGTATCGTCACCCCAAGTTTTTTGACTTGTTCCACTTCCCAGCGCGCAATACTTTGAGGTAAACGGAAGGAAACAATTCCATACGTGTTTAATCCTCCTGCTTCTTCATCCGCTTCAAAAATGGTAACCTCGTATCCTTTACGTGCTAGTTCCCGCGCCGTCGATAACCCTGCCGGTCCACCACCAACAACCGCCACAGTTTTGCCGTTATATTTTCCAGGTGTAAAGAACGTTTGTTCATTCACAATGGCCCAATCTGTTGCATAGCGTTGTAAATTCCCTATCATAATCGGCTTTGTTGAATGATTTAAGACACAAGCGCCCTCACACAGCTCTTCCGTTGGACATACTCTTGCGCAACTGGCCCCTACTGGATTTGCTTCCATAATCGTCTTTGCAGATCCCTTCATATTGCCAGATGCAATCTTTTTGATAAAAGAAGGAATGTCAATTCCAGTGGGACATGCAGTGATGCACGGTGCGTCATAGCAATACAAACAACGATTTGCTTCTTCTACCGCCTCCCGCTTTGACAAAGCAGTTTCGATTTCTTGAAAGTTATTCTCTAATTGCAAATGATTCACCTTGTCTCCCCCCTTCAACATCACAAAACAAAGCTATCACGCTAAGCTTTTTATAATTGTAATAATTTTCTGATAAATTTACATTAGACAATCAGTTAAATGATTACACAAGCTCATTTACCACAATGTACAGGAATATTGTCAGAAAATCTGACGTGAACTAGAAAAGCGCAAGCGGCTCGTTTAGCTTCATAAGGCAGAGGTTCCTGGCACAAAAAGGCGTTTTTTGCCTTTATGGGCTGGGGTTCTCTGACTGAAGAAGCTAGCCGCTGGAGCTAGACAATAGAAAAGCGCAAGCGGCTCGTTTAGCACTTATCATGAGTATGAGATTACATGTTCCTATAAAAAAAGAGACATTTGTAGTAATTTTCATCTACAAACATCTCTTTTTAGAATGATTTGGCGATTTTCACACACTTTTTGGTGACTCTAGCACATTATCTGGCGACTTGGATGAGTAATTTGGCAACTTTCCTAAATAATTCAGTAACTACAACATATTTTTAAATTTTTTATACACTCGATAAGAGTACCTGACTAGATCAAGCAATGTGTAGGGCACTTTAATGCGCCGTTTATAAAATAAAGGAAGATATATACGATAATAGGCTCTAACAAGATCTCTCCATTTGGTGTCTTCTCCTTGTTTATAAAAGTCTGATATGTCAACTACGTATCCTCGACCATTATGCATCATTACATTTTTACCGTGCACATCAAACGGATTAAGCCCTCTCTCTTTTGCATAACAAAGCGCTTCATTCACATCTATAATTACAGATTCTGGAATGGGTAGACCGCGATGAAATGCATCATACAGCGTCATGCCATATAACCTTTTCAGTACCAGATATACATCTCCTTTATACAATAACTGAGAGTACGCAGGATGTTCACCAAGCCTTCTATATACCTCCGCTTCTTTTTCTAAACCAGCAAAATCCCTGGCATATACCTTTACAACCCAATGCGGATAATTTATATGTGTAAATACCCCTGCGTAGTTGCCGGTTCCTACACATTCCCATTCACTAGGAATTCGAGTAATACGCACAGGATCATATACATATTCACTTTCTAATATCAATTCGGGTAATAACTGCTGTTCAATCATGTCTGTAAAGCTGTAGATGTTGTTCATATTTCCCCCACTGCAGAAACATCTGCGTTCTTACTAACTTCTTTTTATATTTACTTCATTACAATCTAAAAAATAATTTATTCTTTTAATATATACCTTGAAAACATCTTCACTATCTTCTTTGTTTTTAGTATAATTTTTGTATATTTAAATATTTTTCTATTAAGAGATTGGAGATTGAATTATGAGTCCATTATTTTTTAAAAAGAAAACCAAAAGTGTTTTCTTACTCAGTGATTTACATCAATATGAAGAGAAAGTAAGCCTA belongs to Ectobacillus sp. JY-23 and includes:
- a CDS encoding NAD(P)-dependent oxidoreductase, translated to MLKGGDKVNHLQLENNFQEIETALSKREAVEEANRCLYCYDAPCITACPTGIDIPSFIKKIASGNMKGSAKTIMEANPVGASCARVCPTEELCEGACVLNHSTKPIMIGNLQRYATDWAIVNEQTFFTPGKYNGKTVAVVGGGPAGLSTARELARKGYEVTIFEADEEAGGLNTYGIVSFRLPQSIARWEVEQVKKLGVTIRVNTRIGKDIMPNDLLATYDAVVLAIGMGDVPSLHIPGEELEGVHDAIQFVKETKRTLPTQYIGKNIVVIGAGNTAIDAATCSVRLGAENVKILYRRTRVEMTAYDFEYEFAKQDCVEFRWLTVPKRIIGTDGKVTAIECIKMKLSEAGEDGRKRPIPIAGSEFILPADGVIKAIGQKRHTSLIESFGLHHTDGALTIDKGHRTSHPQVFACGDVVFGKGKGEAMVVTAVQQGKLTAHAIHEVLQKEAQPKEV
- a CDS encoding serine/threonine protein kinase, whose amino-acid sequence is MNNIYSFTDMIEQQLLPELILESEYVYDPVRITRIPSEWECVGTGNYAGVFTHINYPHWVVKVYARDFAGLEKEAEVYRRLGEHPAYSQLLYKGDVYLVLKRLYGMTLYDAFHRGLPIPESVIIDVNEALCYAKERGLNPFDVHGKNVMMHNGRGYVVDISDFYKQGEDTKWRDLVRAYYRIYLPLFYKRRIKVPYTLLDLVRYSYRVYKKFKNML